The Paenibacillus amylolyticus genome contains the following window.
ATGCAGGGTTAACGCAATGTGCCTTCCCCGTTAATCGCCTTCAGATACTCGGACGATAAAGTGGGAGCTGTACGTTAATCCAGATTAGGAGAGTGATTGGTTTTGAAAAAGTGGAAAAAGGTAACCGCCTCATTCATGCTGAGCATTGTAACATTGGGAAGTGGACTGACGTTTCTGGGAGCGCCTCAGGCTTCAGCTGCTGCCAATGCCGTTCCTGCTTATGAAGTAAAGTTTCTGATCAAGCCGGAACTCGTGCTCAATACAGATGGGACACCACGCAGTGAAGTAATTCAGACCCTCGGCCTGAGTTCCACGCCAAGAAACATTAACGTAGAGTACTTTGATACCAATGCGCTCGGACTGGATGAGCAAGGTTGGAATGTTCGTTTTCGCAAGAAGGATGATAAAAACAACTATGAGCTGACCTATAAAAAACGGTACCCTGTCATTAATGGTGATATCAACGCAGCGCTGACACTGGCTAACCAAGAAGGGTTCGATAAATCGGATGATAATTACGAGGCGGAGATCGATTGGGGATATGGCAAACAAACACTAAGCTTCTCCAACACGAAAAAGGTCGATACCAACGCAACCGGTGTTCAGCTTCCTTCAGAGCAAGAAGCCTTGAGCATGTTACTGGACAAGCTTCCTGGCAAATTGAAAAACTGGTCTGCCTCCAACTGGGGCAAGCAGCAACTGACGCAATCCCGTGCATATGGCCCAATCACATTCCAACGATATGAAGGTACATGGAATGGTCAAGAGCTTACACTCGAAGTATGGCCGATCCGTAATGCTGCAGGTACAGGTACTGAGAATATCGTAGAGGTCTCTTTCAAAACCGAGGATGCTGTAGCCGTATCCGGACTGCGTACCCAACTGCTGCAATTGCTGGAGAACAACAACTGGCTGATTCCTGCCGATGGCTTGAAGACACAGACCATTCTGGAAAGATATTAATCGCTAGCTCTAGCTAGAAAAAGCTCCTCTTCCTGCGTACATCGTAGGAGAGGAGCTTTTCTTTGGGTGTTACCTAAACCTAACTACTATTAACTTGGAGGAAGTCACCGAGTACTAGTCTAAAAAGCATCAGTGCTTCACTTTAGATCATATTCCCTGTCAATAATTAATAGATCTTAAAGGTCTGGGCAGTTTCGATCCCAAGTGCACTCTGAATAAACGTATTAGCTACTTTTTCCACAGGGACGGGATTAAATCCAATAAAGAAATCCTTATATTTCTCCGCCGACTCTACAAACAGATTAGGACTAACCGAATTCAAACGAATGCCTCTTGGCAACTCAAACGCTGCCGCTTTGGCAAACGCATCAATAGCCCCATTGACCATAGCGCTTGATGCGCCCTTCTCAATAGGATGATCTTGTATAATGCCACTGACCAGTGTGAAACTCCCCTTGTCGTTAATATAGTGCTGACCAATCAATACGACATTAACCTGTCCAAGCAGTTTTCCCTGCACACTAATCATATTATTCTCAGGTGTCAGTTCTTCCAGTTTCGCATAATGGGTCTGGCCAGCTGCCACGATAACGTAATCAATGTTACTCACCGTTTCAAAGAGCGAAGTAATACTCTCTGTCGACGTCATATCCACCTGCACATCCCCGGATTGTCTCCCTGCTGTAATAACCTCAACGGCATGATCTCTCAGCTTCGCAACAACAGCTTGACCTAGTGTTCCATTTCCGCCAATGACTAGAGCTCTTTTCATTACGGTTTGTCCTCCTTCATAAAGGCAGTTAATCAGATACGATTTATTCTATTTATTTAAACAAAGATTTCATCCTTAATCAAATGACACTCGACCCTAATTTAGTAGAAATATAATTATTCTTTTTAAATGCAAAAAAAGCCCTTGCTATAAGCAAAGGCTTTTCTGTATGTTACTCGGAAGCGGGTGATGGGAATCGAACCCACGCTATTAGCTTGGAAGGCTAAAGTTCTACCATTGAACTACACCCGCAAAATAAAAAAATCGGGATGACACGATTTGAACATGCGACCCCCTGGTCCCAAACCAGGTGCTCTACCAAGCTGAGCTACATCCCGATACTTATGAAAATAATGGCGCGCCCTGAGAGATTCGAACTCCCGGCCTTTTGATTCGTAGTCAAACGCTCTATCCAGCTGAGCTAAGGGCGCAAATATGGAGCGGAAGACGGGAATCGAACCCGCGACCCTCGCCTTGGCAAGGCGATGCTCTACCGCTGAGCCACTTCCGCAAAACATATGGTGCGGTCGAGAGGACTCGAACCTCCACGGGGGTTAGCCCACACGGACCTGAACCGTGCGCGTCTGCCAATTCCGCCACGACCGCAAAATATAATGGTGAGTCATGAAGGGCTCGAACCTTCGACACCCTGATTAAAAGTCAGGTGCTCTACCAACTGAGCTAATGACTCATAATGAAATGGCTGGGGATATAGGATTTGAACCTATGCATGACGGAGTCAAAGTCCGTTGCCTTACCGCTTGGCTAATCCCCATTAAAAAATCATGGGGCGATCGAGGGGAATTGAACCCCCGAATGCCGGATCCACAAACCGGTGCGTTAACCACTTCGCCACGATCGCCATAGAGTAAGCCATTCATCCACTAAGAGTATCTTAGTATTAGCAACTTCATCTATAATATACATTCTATTACAAAATCAGATGTAAATACTAAAAATGGTGCCGGCGAGAGGACTTGAACCCCCAACCTACTGATTACAAGTCAGTTGCTCTACCAGTTGAGCTACACCGGCACGGTGTATATTTAATTAAAATGGCGGAACCGACGGGATTCGAACCCGCGATCTCCTGCGTGACAGGCAGGCATGTTAGGCCAACTACACCACGGTTCCATAGTACTTTCTCAAAGGAAAGTTTAATTGCGGGGGCAGGATTTGAACCTGCGGCCTTCGGGTTATGAGCCCGACGAGCTACCGGGCTGCTCCACCCCGCGTCGTTATAAAGATAATATGGTGGAGGCTGAGGGGATCGAACCCCCGACCCTCTGCTTGTAAGGCAGATGCTCTCCCAGCTGAGCTAAGCCTCCATAATATGACCCGTAGGGGATTCGAACCCCTGTTACCTCCGTGAAAGGGAGGTGTCTTAACCCCTTGACCAACGGGCCTTGCTAAAAATTATCTGGCGGAGAGAGAGGGATTCGAACCCTCGAGACGCTTGTGACGCCTACACGATTTCCAATCGTGCTCCTTCGGCCAGCTCGGACACCTCTCCATATGGCTCCCCGAACAGGGCTCGAACCTGTGACAACTCGATTAACAGTCGAGTGCTCTACCAACTGAGCTATCAGGGAATGGTGGAGCCAAGCGGGATCGAACCGCTGACCTCCTGCTTGCAAGGCAGGCGCTCTCCCAGCTGAGCTATGGCCCCATACTCTGGTTTATTTCTTGTTGTGGTCTTGCTATGGGCCCTGGTGGACTCGAACCACCGGCCTCACCCTTATCAGAGGTGCGCTCTAACCAACTGAGCTAAGGGCCCTAATATATATCCCTTATTCCTTGGCAAGGGGGCAAAAAAAATACCCCAAAGGGAAATCGCTTGGCGGCGTCCTACTCTCCCAGGACCCTGCGGTCCAAGTACCATCGGCGCTAGAGGGCTTAACGGTCGTGTTCGGGATGGGTACGTGTGGAACCCCTCCGCCATCGCCACCAAACGTGGTGCTTACCTTTCAGAGATCATTCTCTGAAAACTAGATTCGAAACGAAAGATGCGAATTGAACTTGCTATTGGATAAGCCCTCGACCGATTAGTACTGGTCAGCTCCATGCATTGCTGCACTTCCACCCCCAGCCTATCTACCTCGTCGTCTTCAAGGGGTCTTACATACTGGGAAATCTCATCTTGAGGGGGGCTTCACGCTTAGATGCTTTCAGCGTTTATCCCGTCCGTACATAGCTACCCAGCGGTGCTCCTGGCGGAACAACTGGTACACCAGCGGTACGTCCATCCCGGTCCTCTCGTACTAAGGACAGCTCCTCTCAAATTTCCTACGCCCACGACAGATAGGGACCGAACTGTCTCACGACGTTCTGAACCCAGCTCGCGTACCGCTTTAATGGGCGAACAGCCCAACCCTTGGGACCTACTTCAGCCCCAGGATGCGATGAGCCGACATCGAGGTGCCAAACCTCCCCGTCGATGTGGACTCTTGGGGGAGATAAGCCTGTTATCCCCAGGGTAGCTTTTATCCGTTGAGCGATGGCCCTTCCATGCGGTACCACCGGATCACTAAGCCCGACTTTCGTCCCTGCTCGACTTGTAGGTCTCGCAGTCAAGCTCCCTTATGCCTTTGCACTCTTCGAATGATTTCCAACCATTCTGAGGGAACCTTTGGGCGCCTCCGTTACTCTTTAGGAGGCGACCGCCCCAGTCAAACTGCCCACCTGACACTGTCCCCGCACCGGATTACGGTACCAGGTTAGAACCTAGATACGATCAGGGTGGTATCCCAACGTTGCCTCCACGCAAGCTGGCGCTCACGTTTCAAAGGCTCCCACCTATCCTGTACAGATCGTACCCAAATTCAATATCAAGCTGCAGTAAAGCTCCATGGGGTCTTTCCGTCTTGTCGCGGGTAACCTGCATCTTCACAGGTATTAAAATTTCACCGGATCTCTCGTTGAGACAGCGCCCAAGTCGTTACGCCATTCGTGCGGGTCAGAATTTACCTGACAAGGAATTTCGCTACCTTAGGACCGTTATAGTTACGGCCGCCGTTTACTGGGGCTTCGGTTCACAGCTTCGGGATTGCTCCCTAACCACTCCCCTTAACCTTCCAGCACCGGGCAGGCGTCAGCCCGTATACTTCGCCTTACGGCTTCGCACAGACCTGTGTTTTTGCTAAACAGTCGCTTGGGCCTTTTCACTGCGGCCCCCTCGTGCTATTCACACTACCGGGGCACCCCTTCTCCGAAGTTACGGGGTCATTTTGCCGAGTTCCTTAACGAGAGTTCTTCCGCGCGCCTTAGAATACTCTTCTCGCCTACCTGTGTCGGTTTGCGGTACGGGCACCTTCACCTGGCTAGAGGCTTTTCTTGGCAGTGTGAGATCATGACCTTCGCTACTACAATTTTCGCTCCCCATCACAGCTCAGCCTTACAATGTGCGGATTTGCCTACACATCAGCCTCACTGCTTAGACGGACATCCATCAGTCCGCGTCACTACCCTACTGCGTCCCCCATTGCTCATAACGGTTTATGGTGGTACAGGAATTTCGACCTGTTGTCCTTCGACTACGCCTTTCGGCCTCGCCTTAGGTCCCGACTTACCCTGAGCGGACGAGCCTTCCTCAGGAACCCTTAGGCTTTCGGCGGATCAG
Protein-coding sequences here:
- a CDS encoding short chain dehydrogenase, translated to MKRALVIGGNGTLGQAVVAKLRDHAVEVITAGRQSGDVQVDMTSTESITSLFETVSNIDYVIVAAGQTHYAKLEELTPENNMISVQGKLLGQVNVVLIGQHYINDKGSFTLVSGIIQDHPIEKGASSAMVNGAIDAFAKAAAFELPRGIRLNSVSPNLFVESAEKYKDFFIGFNPVPVEKVANTFIQSALGIETAQTFKIY